A portion of the Cellulophaga algicola DSM 14237 genome contains these proteins:
- a CDS encoding phosphatase PAP2 family protein codes for MKRKILTILVIFILGKAAAQVDSTTVAPKTNLLKKTIVPLSLIGTGILLSDSGFEKSFNTSSRHWIGNDFETSLDDYTRYAPVATLYIADIAGIKAKNHWFDQTKNLALSMILTDVLTRALKKNIYKLRPDGANENAFPSGHTSITFASGAVVYEEFKDASPLLAYSGYGFATLTGGLRLANNKHWISDVLAGAGLGILVTKLVYHFDYLFKWNPFINSKDMSLIPRYSEGNVGLYFSKKF; via the coding sequence ATGAAAAGAAAAATACTTACCATTCTAGTTATTTTTATATTGGGCAAGGCTGCTGCACAAGTAGACAGCACTACCGTCGCACCAAAGACTAATCTATTAAAGAAAACTATAGTACCGCTATCGCTTATTGGTACAGGTATCTTATTATCTGATAGTGGCTTTGAGAAATCATTTAATACAAGCTCTAGACATTGGATAGGAAACGATTTTGAAACAAGTTTAGATGATTATACACGATATGCACCTGTGGCCACCCTATATATTGCTGACATAGCAGGCATTAAAGCAAAAAACCATTGGTTTGATCAGACTAAAAATCTTGCCCTTTCCATGATTTTGACAGATGTATTGACGCGAGCGCTAAAAAAAAACATTTACAAACTTAGACCTGATGGCGCTAATGAAAATGCTTTCCCTTCTGGGCACACTTCTATCACTTTCGCCTCTGGCGCTGTCGTTTATGAAGAATTTAAAGATGCCAGTCCGCTCTTAGCGTATTCGGGATACGGTTTTGCTACGCTTACGGGTGGGTTACGATTGGCAAATAATAAACATTGGATTTCCGATGTCTTGGCTGGTGCCGGTTTAGGTATTCTAGTCACCAAATTAGTCTATCATTTTGACTACTTATTTAAATGGAATCCCTTCATCAACTCAAAGGATATGTCCCTTATTCCAAGATATTCCGAAGGAAACGTCGGACTCTATTTTTCAAAAAAGTTTTAG